One window of Aliarcobacter lanthieri genomic DNA carries:
- a CDS encoding disulfide oxidoreductase, with amino-acid sequence MNFIFLAFLTSLVATLGSLFFSEIMHFVPCSLCWYQRIFMYPLVFIFLINLLYPDKNVFKYSFPLVFIGITIAIYHNLLVVGIIPETLSPCVSGVPCSVDYLNYFGFITIPLLSFVAFFIIFILLVAYKKRVS; translated from the coding sequence TTGAATTTTATTTTTTTAGCATTTTTAACTTCTTTAGTTGCAACTTTAGGGAGTTTATTTTTTTCAGAAATTATGCATTTTGTACCTTGTAGTTTGTGTTGGTATCAAAGAATTTTTATGTATCCTTTAGTTTTTATTTTTTTAATAAACCTTTTATATCCTGATAAAAATGTGTTTAAATATAGTTTTCCTCTAGTATTTATTGGTATTACAATAGCAATTTATCATAATCTACTTGTTGTTGGAATAATTCCTGAAACATTATCTCCATGTGTGAGTGGAGTTCCTTGTAGTGTCGATTATCTAAATTATTTTGGATTTATAACTATTCCATTATTATCTTTTGTTGCATTTTTTATAATCTTTATTCTTTTAGTTGCCTATAAAAAAAGGGTTTCTTAA
- a CDS encoding NUDIX domain-containing protein — protein sequence MRCVLGIITDGKKILLLRKNNPDWQRGLYNGIGGKIDIDSTPIDTIIKISKEEIGLDILNWNELETIILDNGIELTYLLSLVDEEQIKKAKSLTDERLEIFNIDKLPRNIIKDFKEQLNKVFFKVEEKNNKIKKIFISTLVIVLFLVSSLMVIGKVTKGNFLYYLTKEKAEEDMDKKIQFKKGFTERIFGTM from the coding sequence ATGAGATGTGTTCTAGGTATAATAACTGATGGTAAAAAAATATTATTGTTGAGAAAAAATAATCCAGATTGGCAAAGAGGATTATATAATGGTATTGGTGGAAAAATAGATATAGATTCAACTCCTATTGATACTATAATTAAAATTTCTAAAGAAGAAATTGGATTAGATATTTTAAATTGGAATGAATTAGAAACTATCATTCTAGATAATGGAATAGAATTAACATATTTATTATCACTTGTAGATGAAGAACAGATAAAAAAAGCTAAAAGTTTAACTGATGAAAGATTAGAAATCTTTAATATAGATAAACTACCAAGAAATATAATAAAAGATTTTAAAGAACAATTAAATAAAGTATTTTTTAAAGTTGAAGAAAAGAATAATAAAATTAAGAAAATATTTATATCTACATTAGTTATTGTACTTTTTCTAGTATCATCTTTAATGGTAATAGGGAAAGTTACAAAAGGAAATTTTTTATATTATCTAACAAAAGAGAAAGCTGAAGAAGATATGGATAAAAAGATTCAATTTAAAAAAGGTTTTACAGAACGTATTTTTGGAACAATGTAA
- a CDS encoding TlpA family protein disulfide reductase, whose product MKKVIISALAILSLLFIGCDSSSSIDSKALAKKKIEEDNKEFISQSFVLLTTDEKFISFKSTESGLDFDEFKGNKAVIIDVFATWCPPCIESIPKLREIKEKYKDDLEIVSVLFQDEKTVEEIKEFIKEYQINYPITMGEENDKLAQELNVRKIPEMFLFSKDGKFIHKFIGNAPKEELEKYIKFAIEN is encoded by the coding sequence ATGAAAAAAGTAATTATTAGTGCTTTAGCTATTTTATCACTTTTATTTATTGGTTGTGATAGTAGCTCTAGTATAGATTCAAAAGCATTAGCAAAAAAGAAAATTGAAGAAGATAATAAAGAGTTTATATCTCAATCTTTTGTTTTATTAACAACAGATGAAAAATTTATTAGTTTTAAAAGTACGGAAAGTGGATTGGATTTTGATGAGTTTAAAGGAAATAAAGCTGTAATAATAGATGTTTTTGCAACTTGGTGTCCTCCTTGTATAGAATCTATTCCTAAACTTAGAGAAATAAAAGAGAAATATAAAGATGATTTAGAAATTGTTTCTGTTTTATTTCAAGATGAAAAAACAGTTGAAGAGATAAAAGAATTTATAAAAGAGTATCAAATAAATTATCCTATTACTATGGGTGAAGAAAATGATAAACTTGCACAAGAGTTAAATGTAAGAAAAATTCCAGAAATGTTTTTATTTTCAAAAGATGGAAAATTTATACATAAATTTATAGGTAATGCTCCAAAAGAAGAACTTGAAAAATATATAAAATTTGCTATTGAGAACTAA
- a CDS encoding TIGR00730 family Rossman fold protein: MNLAIYCGSAFGNSDIYEEEAINLARKLAKNNINIVYGGSKQGIMGIISNESLRLNNQVIGVITFDLASKELENEKLSTIYKVETINQRKAKMEELSDGFIALPGGYGTFDEIFDVISSAQIGYHTKPCAFYNINGYYDKLLEFLQNCATEGFIKQEHVDMLIVSDNIDDLLEKILNYKAPKAKWEK, from the coding sequence ATGAATTTAGCAATTTATTGTGGTTCTGCATTTGGAAATAGCGATATCTATGAAGAAGAAGCTATAAACCTTGCAAGAAAACTAGCCAAGAATAATATTAATATTGTTTATGGTGGAAGTAAACAAGGAATTATGGGAATAATTTCAAATGAATCTTTAAGACTAAATAATCAAGTTATTGGAGTCATAACTTTTGATTTAGCATCAAAAGAGTTAGAAAATGAAAAATTATCAACTATCTATAAAGTTGAAACAATAAATCAAAGAAAAGCAAAAATGGAAGAATTAAGCGATGGCTTTATAGCTCTTCCAGGTGGATATGGAACATTTGATGAAATATTTGATGTAATATCATCAGCACAAATTGGTTACCATACAAAACCATGTGCATTTTATAATATAAATGGTTACTATGATAAATTATTAGAATTTTTACAAAATTGTGCAACTGAAGGATTTATAAAACAAGAACATGTTGATATGTTAATAGTTAGTGATAATATAGATGATTTATTAGAAAAGATTTTAAATTATAAAGCTCCAAAGGCTAAATGGGAAAAATAA
- a CDS encoding HAD family hydrolase, with translation MKKYILFDNDGVLVETEKWYFEANKKALALLGLNLEMDFYQNIMIKGGSAFELAQLHNIDASIIEKHRRLRDSFYQEFLQTKDISIPNVKNILKDLSKKYQMAIVTTSRRVDFELIHNNRGIVDFMDFVLCVEDYTKAKPNPEPYLKGLEKFVAKDYECFVVEDSQRGLTSAFNANIDCIVVKNEFTVSQDFSKAKYFINSLEELRDIL, from the coding sequence ATGAAAAAATATATACTTTTTGATAATGATGGTGTTTTAGTAGAAACAGAAAAATGGTACTTTGAAGCAAATAAAAAAGCTCTTGCTCTTTTAGGTTTAAATCTTGAAATGGATTTTTATCAAAATATTATGATAAAGGGTGGAAGTGCTTTTGAATTAGCACAACTTCACAATATTGATGCAAGTATTATAGAAAAACATAGAAGGTTAAGAGATAGTTTTTATCAAGAGTTTTTACAAACAAAAGATATATCAATACCAAATGTAAAAAATATTTTAAAAGATTTATCAAAAAAATATCAAATGGCAATAGTTACAACTTCAAGAAGAGTTGATTTTGAGTTAATTCATAATAATAGAGGAATAGTTGATTTTATGGATTTTGTTCTTTGTGTAGAAGATTATACTAAAGCAAAACCAAATCCAGAACCATATTTAAAAGGCTTAGAAAAATTTGTTGCAAAAGATTATGAATGTTTTGTAGTTGAAGATTCACAAAGAGGATTAACATCAGCTTTTAATGCAAATATAGATTGCATTGTTGTAAAAAATGAATTTACAGTATCACAAGATTTTTCAAAAGCAAAATATTTTATAAATAGTTTAGAAGAATTAAGAGATATATTATAA
- a CDS encoding DsbA family protein, with protein sequence MQNKKLVFGSLLAIIVLFVGFTFFYQNEQKSEQIATTGDINEVLLRDYSFKMGDNAKNISVVEFLDPECESCAIYSQVVKKLYREYYKDIQIVVKYLDNHKNSRLTIQMLEAARVQGKYEDVLNMMFEKHPLWASHYSSVDKPELLWQFLKEIPSLDIEKLKEDMKNPKIDEIIAQDRKDAESLGVRGTPTLYVNGVLLEKLSDKALFDLVEKEIYK encoded by the coding sequence ATGCAAAATAAAAAATTGGTCTTTGGTTCTTTGTTAGCTATTATAGTGCTTTTTGTAGGGTTTACATTTTTTTATCAAAATGAGCAAAAAAGTGAGCAAATAGCAACTACTGGTGATATAAATGAAGTACTTTTAAGAGATTACTCTTTTAAAATGGGAGATAATGCAAAAAATATAAGTGTTGTTGAATTTTTAGATCCAGAGTGTGAGTCTTGTGCTATTTATAGTCAAGTAGTAAAAAAACTTTATAGAGAATACTATAAAGATATTCAAATTGTTGTAAAATATTTGGATAACCATAAAAATTCAAGATTAACTATACAAATGCTTGAAGCTGCAAGAGTTCAAGGAAAATATGAAGATGTTTTAAATATGATGTTTGAAAAGCATCCATTATGGGCTTCTCATTATTCAAGTGTAGATAAACCAGAACTATTATGGCAATTTTTAAAAGAGATACCATCTTTAGATATTGAAAAACTAAAAGAAGATATGAAAAATCCTAAAATTGATGAAATTATAGCTCAAGATAGAAAAGATGCAGAATCTTTGGGTGTTAGAGGAACACCTACACTTTATGTAAATGGAGTTTTATTAGAAAAATTATCTGATAAAGCACTTTTTGATTTAGTTGAAAAAGAGATTTATAAATAA